The stretch of DNA ACGAAATTCGCTGACAGGCCCGCTCTTTCCCTATTCAACACTGACTACTCGCCACTTAAAGCAGTTCTCCGAATTACGCCACCGAGAAAAGAGACTTTCAGCGGCTCCATTCTCCGTCCTGCTCGATAAAATTCACTCGCTCCGCTCGGTCAGTATTATGACAAATGCTCTACGTCGTTTCGGCCCTCTGCGCCTGCTTGCGCCGCATGAACCACACCGCCGCGCCCAGCACCAGCAGCACCAAAATGATGCGCGAAACGGGGCTGATGTACTGCTCTACTCGGTCGTAATTTTCGCCCAGCACGTAGCCAGCGCCCACCAACAGCGAGGCCCAGAGTGCCGAGCCGATGGCACTGTAAATTAGGAATTTGGGCAGCGGCATTTCGCTCATGCCCGCAGGCAGGCTCAGCAGGCTGCGGATGCCGGGAATCATGCGGCCAAACAGGACGGCTTTGGTTCCGTGCTTGTCGAACCAATCGTCGGCCTTGCGAATGTCCTTACCGCGCAGGGTCAGCCATTTGCCGTGCTTGTCGGCCCACGCCACCAGCTTTTCTTCGCCAAATGCCCGCCCGATGTAATACAGCGGCAAAGTCCCCAGCACGCTGCCGATGGTCGCCACGACAACCACCAGCGCGACATTCAGGCTCCCGCGAGAGGCTGCGAATCCCGCAGAGGGCAATATCACCTCACTGGGAATAGGTGGAAAGAGGTTTTCCACGATCATCAGCAGCAAAATGCCTGCGTAACCCAAAGTGTCCATCACGTTTTGCACCCATTCGGCCATAGAGGGCCAGCATAGCGGCTCTGGACTGGGCACACGTCCACCTAAAGGCTTGGCGAGGACTGCTTGTCATGTTGCGGCGGCGGCCCGCCTAAACTGCGTCCATGACTGCCCCCGAACCTCTGCTGGACGCCCAGGCGCACGGCGTTCGCGCTCTGATTTTTGACTTTGACGGCACGATTCTGGACACCGAGAGCCGAGAATTCTGGCACTGGCAGGAGTTGTACCGCACGCATGGCCGCGAATTGGCCCTCACCGACTGGCAGCGCGGTATTGGTACCTGGGATGCCTTCGACCCCTGGGCGGGGTTGCCCGATGCGGTGCGGGCCGACCGGGAGCAGGTACATGCCGCGCTGCACGGACGAATCCTGGCCGACATACAGGAACAGGATGTGCGCCCTGGTGTGCGGGCGGTGCTGGAAGCGGTGCGGCCTGCCGGATTACACCTGGCCCTCGCCACCAGCAGTGACCGGGCCTGGGTCACGCGCTGGCTGGAGCATCACGGCATGATTCACCTGTTTGAAGTCCTCGCCACCCGCGATGATGTGGCCCGCGTCAAACCCGATCCAGAACTGTACCTGCTGGCCGCACAACGGCTGGGGCTAAGGCCTGAAGAATGCATTGCTGTGGAAGATAGCCTGAACGGGGCCACCGCTGCCGTCGCCGCCGGAACCCGCGTGCTGGTCGTGCCCAACGATGTGACGCGCACTCAGCCGTTTCCCGCGACCTGGCCTCGTATCGGCGGGTACGAGGGCGGGTTGGCAGAGGTAATTCGGGTGGCAGTTGGGGGGTAAGAATGATTTCAGGGCTTCCCGCACGTTGGGCTCCCCCACGCCAACCTGCGCCCCCAAAGGGGTCAGGGGACTTTGCCACTTTGCTTCGCAGCTCTACAAGTCCGCTGAGGAGGATTGATCTTGTCGCGTTTTGAGTCGGCTGAGTCCCCCACTTGAAGCGGAATTGCCAGTCGTCTTTGGTACTGGAATTGGCCCGCGCGTTGCACGCACCTTGGGGCCTCACACTGAATTGGGCGGGAACGGTGTGGGGTGGCGGTGTGGTGGATTTTCGCTCCCTCTCCCTTGAGGGCGGGAGAGTTGGGGACTCGCAGAGCTTCTTGGTCAAAACAGACGCCTGATCGCTGCGAAACAAAGGGGGTGAGTGAGCGCCAGCGATTGCCCTTCTTAGACCCTAGACCCTTAGACCAGGCCCCCTTTCAACCTTGCCTTCTAAATTCCTGCCCTCAAACGTCCGGATACACCTTCAATTCCGTCACGTGCGCGCGGTCTGGCCTTGTCAGCGCGTGGGCCACACTTTTTGCCAGTCCACGCGGGTCGATCAGGCTGTCCCAACTCATGCCCGCATCCCGGTTGGTGGGCGTGTCGATGGCCCCCATCGGGTACAGCACACAGCCGCGCACGCCTTTGGCTTTAAGTTCGTCGTGCAGACTCAGAATGTAGGCGCTGACAGCGGCTTTGCTGGCTGTATACAGCGCGGCGCGGGGGCCACTCAGCCGAGCGGCTTGGCCTGCGCTGACGCCCATGATGAGGCCGTCTTTTTGTTTCAGCATGCTGGGCAATACGCCCTGTACGGCATGAAAGAGGGTCAGCATATTGGCCCCGAACATCGCGTTCAGATCGGTGGTGGTGGCCTTCTGCGCGTCCTGCATAGAAAATGCGCCCGCTGTATGCACCAGTGTGTCTACCTTGACCTTGCGGAGTAGATCAATGCTGGCTGGGTCGGTCAGGTCTACATCTATGACTTCGGTGGCGGGAAAGCGGTCGGCGGCCTTCGCCAACGCTTCACCGCGCCCCACCAGCACAATTTGTGCGCCTGCATCTTCTAATTCCTGAGCTATCGCGGTGGCGAGTGCGCCGCCCGCGCCCGTAAGCATGACCGTGGAGGAGCCGAGATTCGCCATGCGCCTAGCCTAGAGCATTTGCCGCAAACTGACCGGGTGAGTCGGATGAAGCCTGCCGTAATGTTGGGCTTTGGGGTGAGGGCCTGCGCTCAGGCGGGAGGGAAGGGCGTCTAAGGGTCTAGGGTCGAAGGGTCTGAGAACGGCTTTCAGCTCAAGCTCAAGCGGTTGCCCTCACACTCCGCCCTTATTCCCCGTAAGCCGCCGCCCGCACCGCTTCCCAGTCGCCCGCACCCAGTACAAAGGGCTGCCGCTGAATATCAGTCGTCACTCGTGCGCCCGCCGGGTCTAGGTACACGTCCACCTCTGTCCTGATGCCGAACCCCTGAGCTGCCGGATAGGTGCCGGGTTCCACGGTCACGCACAGGCCGGGGGTCAGGCGGCGGGTATCGCGGGTTTCGTAGTCATCTAAGTTTGCGCCGCTGCCGTGAATCTGCACGCCGAGGTCATGCCCGGTGCGGTGAAAGAAGAATTCGCTCCAGGGTGCGCCCATCGTGTCGCGCACGGTGCGGTCTATCTGCCAGCCGCTCAGGTCGCCGCCCGCCAGCAGTTGCGCTATGCCCGCATCCCGCGCCCCCGCCACTGCCCGCCACGCATCCAAATATGTGTCAGACGGTTGGCCCGCGTAGCCTACCCAAGTCACATCGGCAAACGGGCGGCCCGGTTCCTGTGCCCACAGGTCGATCAGCACGCACTGGCCCCAGTCCAGCGTCGCGTGCTGTTCAGGGCTGGGTTCGTAGTGGGAATCGGCGGCATTCACGCCAAAACTCACATTTACTGCGTGGCCGCTGACCATGCCCGCCGCCTCTATCGCCCGCCCGATGACGGCCTGCGCGTCCAGTTCGGTCACGGGTTGGCCTGCCTTCAGCCGCTCGTGAATCAGGCGGTAGGCGTCGTCTTTGGCCTGCATCAGCACAGCTACAGCCCGCTCGTGGGCGGCCAAATCTTCGGTGCTCCACGTCAGGAAGGCTTGCAACAGATCGGCGCTCGATACTATTTCTGCCCCCGCCGCTCGCACGCGCTCCACGGTTCCGGCGTCCACGCGGCTTACATACGGCACGGCCCCCAGTGAGCTGTATTCCATCGCCACGCGCTTTCCGGCCACCATGTCGCGCAGGGCACTGTCCAGTTGGTCATGCGATCCGAAGGCCCGCCGCTCCACGCCCCAGCCCGCCGACAGGTTGGCCCAGGTGCCGCCCTCGATGTGGTTGTGCAGCAGCACCGCCTGCCCTTCACGCGGCACCCACACAAAAAATCGGCGCGTCAGGAAAGCCTCTTTGGGCAATCCCAGCACTTTCGCCGCGTGCGGATTCAGGCCCTGAAAGTCGTAGATCAGCCAGCCGTCGAGGTCGGTGGCTTGCAGGGCGGCCCGCATCTGTTCAATCGGATTAGCGTCAATCGGGTTGGCAGCAGCATTGGCGGTCATACCCCAAAGACTATCGGAAACGTGTAGGGGCCGTTCTATTGGCTGGGATAGCTTGGGGCTTATGGACGTTTTTCGGTTGCTGGTGCCTGTTGCTGTGGTGTTGGTGGTCATGCTCCTCATTTGGGCAGGGCGGGCCATGTTGGAAGGCGCACGCGAAGGCATAGCAGAAGCCAAAGAGGAAAAAGTGGCAGCCAAAGCTGTGCAGACCGCCGAGAAGCAGGCCAAGGCCAAGGCCCGCTTAGCGCGGTTTGAAGCCGCTGCCGCCGCACTTTCTCCCGCTGACCGTTTCGCCCTCAACCTCCGCGCCCCGTTTACCGAAATCTGGCTGGAAATCTTTCCGCACGAGGAAGGTGCCCGCGAGTTGGAATACTTCTACCGCCTGACGCCGCCGCCCGGTCAGGAAGACGAGTTGCGAAAGGTGCTGGAAGAGGGCTGGGACATCACTGACCACACATCGGCCCTGCACAGCCTCGCGTGGCTGATAGACAGCGGCCACCGCTTGCCCTACGCGCAGGTGCGCCAAGCCGTCGCTGAGGGTGAGGACACGAAGGGCAGGGCGCGTGAGGCGGGCGTGGTGAAAAAATGGGAAGACCAAGTAGGAGAGGCGGGCGGCGCGGCCTTCGATCTGGCCCGCGCCGTGGATGTGGCGGCTATGGCCCACGCGCTGGGCTACCTCTCGGAAGCCGAATGCGGGCGGATTCTGCGTCAGTGCCGGATCATTGCCCAGGACTTGTTCGACAGTTGGGACACATACGGTCAAAGCTTTTTGGCAGGCGCAGAGTTCTGGAAATCGGGCGGCTTGATGGACGGCACACGCAACAAACGCTACGCGGGGAGCATTCGCTGGCTACGGGAAGACCCGCAGAGTCCGTGGCTGCGCGATCCGTGGCCCGTGTCGCTGGAACGTCAGGAACGGTTGAAGGCGATGAACTGAAGCGCTGGGGACTGGGCCATAAACTCAGCGCCCGCAATAGCTTTTCTTAGACCCTTGACGGCCCCGCCATCACTCCCGAAGCCCAAGCACCGCCCGCCGCGCCCGCTCCTGACTGAGATTCCAAACTCGCGGATCACGCGCCGCGCCGAATTCCTCTTTGAGTTTTAAAATCACATACTCCCGGTGATCCATGTAGCCGCATTCACCAGGCGGGCAATCACGGGTGAGGGTGTCCAGATTTGCTACCACCGTGGGCACAGCGTCGGCTCCCAATTGGATCAAGCTCCACAAATCGGCCTGTTGCGGCGTGCTGCGGGTCACGTTGGTCACGGCGGCGAGTTCACGCCCCACATTTACGCGGGCAATGAGTGCGCCGGGATTGATCAGGGTGGCGAGGAGCAACGTGCCAAAGCCTGCCAGCAACGCCGGATAAGCAAAGCGCCGCAACGTGCCGCGCCAAAGACATACGCCGAGCCATGCCAGTGCCAGCACCAGCCACACCAACAGGGCCGCCCCCAGCACGCGGATTTCACTCAGGCCGTAAGCCAGCGTGTACAGTCGCCAACGGTTGGCCGCACTGACCAGCACCAGCGCCAGCGGCAGCAACACGGCCAAATTCAGTAGGCGGTAAGTGGCCTGTGCCCGCACATTGGGCCGGGTCAGGCCGTAGGCAGCCAGCAGCAGCCCCAGCGTCAGGAACGCCACCCACAGCAACTCCGAAAAGCCGCGCCGCACGTATTCGGCAAAAGTAAAGCCGTCGGGCAGTGTGATGCCGCTGAGGAAATAGGGCAGTTGTGTAAACAGGAAAACCAGAAATAAAGCTCCCAGCGCCAGCAGAGGCATTCCTGTTTCGATCAGACCCAAGCGCCCGCCGCGTTCTTCTGGCGTGTCGGTGGCGGTTCCCAGCAGGGTAGGGGAGAGCGCCATCAGCGCCGGGTACGCGAGGCCGCCCGCGAAGGCCACCCACAGCAGCACCGTAAACGAGCTTTGAATCAGGTTCTCTGGATTCCAGCGCCACAGGCCCGAAATCAGGTCGGCAAAACCGCTGTCGGCCCCGGCCAGCAGCCCGCCGAAGACCAGCAGCACCGGCACGGTCAGCAGCAGGCCAGTCAGCCAAGGCGTGGCCCGTCCGGCCTTGGCTCCGCGCAATTTCCCCCACGGAAAGCGTTCCAGCAAGGCAAAGGGGCCGTAGAACAGCCGCGATCCGCCCGTGAAGATCATGCCTGTCATGCGCCCAGTGGCGGTGGTTGCCAGCCCCGCGTGCCGCCAGACCGCCGCCCCCAGCACCAGCGCCAGTACTAAGGCCAGCGCGTTCAAAAATTGGAACTCGCCCGGAGCGTCCCACAGAGCAAAGGTCAGGGCAAAGGCCAGCGCCACGCCCAGCAGCGTCAGTCCTTCACGGGTCGGAGTTTGGCTGCGCCGCCGCGTACTCCACAGCAGCAAACCGACCCAGATCGCCACCCAGATCGCTACATTCAGGCCCGATTGTCCGTCCGTGCTAATGGTCAAAACGTAGGCCGCTATCCCAGCCACTGCCGCCACCCCCAGAGGCCACGCCGCCCGCTCTGGCCGGGGCCGGGATGTCGCGTCCCAGGTCGGCGCGGGAGTCAGGGGATGCAGCTCAGTGGACACAGATGGAGGGTGCGGCGCTGGCTCTGGTTGTGTCATGCCCGTACCGTAGCGGCGCAGTAGGCGCGGGGCGTCGGCCAAAAGTGGGATGAGCCGCTTTAACCAATCTGCCCAGTTTTGCCTTCTCCGGTACGGTTGACCCGGCCCCTGGCCTCTACACTCGCGTCATGGCATTTCCTGACCTGAGAACCTTTATGCGGCTGCTCGAAGACCGGGGCGAACTCGTGCGCGTGCCTTTTCCGGTAGACCGAGAACTGGAAATCACTGAAATCGCAGACCGTTTGGTCAAGGCAGGCGGCCCCGCCGTACTGTTCGAAAATGTCAAAGGCAGCCCTTTTCCGCTGGTAATCGGGCTGATGGGAACGCGGGAACGCACGGCCCTGTCGCTGGGTGTATCTGATCTGGCTGATCTGGCTGCCAAAGTCCGCGCCCTGATTGATCTGAAAGGCAGCGGAGGCATCGGCGGAATGCTGGGCAACGTGACCAAGCTCCGTGACGCGGCCAATCTGCCCCCCAAACACGTCAAAACTGGCCCGGTGCAGGAGGTGGTCTGGCGCGGCGATGAAGTAGACCTCTCCAAATTGCCCGTGCTGAAATGCTGGCCGCAAGACGGCGGGCCGTTCGTAACATTGCCGCTCGTGATCACCAAAGACCCCGAAACAGGCGAACGCAACATGGGCATGTACCGCATGCAGGTCATGTCGCGCAACACCACTGGCATGCACTGGCAGCGCCACAAAACAGGCACGCGCCATCTGGAGAAGGCCCGCAAATTGGGGCAGCGCCTAGAAGTGGCGGTGGCACTGGGCGGCGATCCGGCCCTGATCTACGCCGCCACCGCGCCCCTGCCGCCCATTCCCGGCCTCGATGAATTTGCACTGGCAGGCTATCTGCGTGGCCAACGGTATCCGGTCACGAAGGGCATCACCGTTGATCTGGACGTGCCCGCCAACGCCGAATTTATTCTCGAAGGCTACATAGACCCACAGGAAGACTGGGTGATGGAGGGGCCATTTGGCGACCACACCGGCTTTTATACGCTGCCCGATCTGTACCCACTGTTCCACGTCACGGCCATTAGCATGCGCCGTGACCCGGTGTATCCAGCCACCATCGTGGGCCGCCCGCCGATGGAAGACGCCTACCTGATCGAAGCTTCCGAGCGCCTGTTTTTGCCCGCCGCACAGCTTATTTTGCCCGAAATCGTGGACTACCACATGCCGCCCGCCGGAGTCGCCCATAACCTCGTGGTGGTGGGGATAGACAAGAAGTATCCGGGTCACGCCTACAAGGTTGCCAACGGCCTGTTCGGGCTGGGCCAGATGATGTTTGCCAAAGTCATGGTGATCGTAGATAAAAACGTGCCTGTGAACAATTTTGAAGCCGTGTGGCGCGAGGTGGCCGCCCGCGCCGTGCCGGGCCGCGATACCCTGACCACACGTGGCCCCAGCGACGTGCTCGATCACAGCAGCCGGGGCTGGGGCTACGGCGGCAAACTGATTCTGGACGCCACGACCAAACTGCCCGAAGAAGTAGGTAGCGCCTTGAGTAGCCGAGATCATCAGGGCACCGACGGAACCGAAGCTGTAACGTTCATTCCCCGCGCCAGCGCCGATCTGCCTGCCTTCGAGGGCGTGAAGGCCCAGCGTCAGACCGACGACGGCTACTGGTTGGTGGCGTTCCACAAAACCCGTCCCGGTCAGGCCCGCGAGTTGGCCGAAGCTTTCGCCGCTCATGCGGCCTCGGCAGGTGTCCGTCACCTCCTGATCTGCGATGAACTTACCGACGTACACGACATCCAGGACGTGTGGTGGACAATTCTCAACAATATCGACGCCGAACGCGACGTGTGGACACTGCCCACAGATTCGGGCGCAGTGCTGGCCTGGGACGGCGCACGCAAGATTCCTGAGGAAGGCTTCGTGCGGGAATGGCCGCCCAAAATCGAAATGGAGCAAAGCGTCAAAAACCGTGTGGATGCCCGCTGGCACGTGTATGGCCTGCCCGATTCCCTGCGCTGATTCTTAAGCCGGAGCCCCTTCGTACTCGCCCCTTGCACTCAACTGTGCAGGGGGTGTTGACATCTGAGGGGAGAAGGCATATATTTCCTTTCGCCCGAGAGATCGGGCGAAGCGGAAAGCCTGAAAAGGCGCCCGCTGGGACGCATGAAAACCTGGTGTTAAATGACGAGAACAGGGTTGCCTGACAGGGCAATATCAGCGGGTTTGCAGTGATGCAGATCTCCAGACTGGTGCAAGGCGGAGACGCCAATGAAAGAAGCTGCAGAGCAGCTTCGCAAATCGACCATGCGACCTGTTGCATGGACAAACTGATCAATCTCAGGACTCTTTGGGTCTTGTGTTGAATCCACTTTTTGGAGAGTTTGATCCTGGCTCAGGGTGAACGCTGGCGGCGTGCTTAAGACATGCAAGTCGAACGAACAGAGCTTGCTCTGTTAGTGGCGCACGGGTGAGTAACGCGTAACTGACCTACCCCCAAGTCGTGGATAACGGGCCGAAAGGTGCGCTAATACATGATGTGCTGTCCGGTCTTGTCCGGCCAGTAAAGGTTTATCTGCTTGGGGATGGGGTTGCGTTCCATCAGCTAGTTGGCGGGGTAATGGCCCACCAAGGCAACGACGGATCGCCGGCCTGAGAGGGTGGCCGGCCACAGGGGCACTGAGACACGGGTCCCACTCCTACGGGAGGCAGCAGTTAGGAATCTTCCACAATGGGCGCAAGCCTGATGGAGCGACGCCGCGTGAGGGATGAAGGTTTTCGGATCGTAAACCTCTGAATGGGGGACGAAAGGCCCGTAAGGGAGATGACGGTACCCCAGTAATAGCACCGGCTAACTCCGTGCCAGCAGCCGCGGTAATACGGAGGGTGCAAGCGTTACCCGGAATCACTGGGCGTAAAGGGCGTGTAGGCGGCTTACTAAGTCTGGTTTTAAAGACCGGGGCTCAACCCGGGATGGACTGGAGACTGGTAGGCTAGACCTCTGGAGAGGCAATCGGAATTCCTGGTGTAGCGGTGGAATGCGTAGATACCAGGAGGAACACCAACGGCGAAGGCAGATTGCTGGACAGAAGGTGACGCTGAGGCGCGAAAGTGTGGGGAGCGAACCGGATTAGATACCCGGGTAGTCCACACCCTAAACGATGTACGTTGGCTTAGCGCAGGATGCTGTGCTAGGCGAAGCTAACGCGATAAACGTACCGCCTGGGAAGTACGGCCGCAAGGTTGAAACTCAAAGGAATTGACGGGGGCCCGCACAAGCGGTGGAGCATGTGGTTTAATTCGAAGCAACGCGAAGAACCTTACCAGGTCTTGACATCCTAGAAACCTTCCAGAGATGGTCGGGTGCCCTCGGGAATCTAGAGACAGGTGCTGCATGGCTGTCGTCAGCTCGTGTCGTGAGATGTTGGGTTAAGTCCCGCAACGAGCGCAACCCCTACTTTTAGTTGCCAGCATTCAGTTGGGCACTCTAGAGGGACTGCCTGTGAAAGCAGGAGGAAGGCGGGGATGACGTCTAGTCAGCATGGTCCTTACGACCTGGGCTACACACGTGCTACAATGGATGGGACAACGCGCAGCCAGCCCGCGAGGGTGAGCGAATCGCTGAAACCTATCCTCAGTTCAGATCGGAGTCTGCAACTCGACTCCGTGAAGTTGGAATCGCTAGTAATCGTGGGTCAGCATACCGCGGTGAATACGTTCCCGGGCCTTGTACACACCGCCCGTCACACCATGGGAGTATGTTGCAGTTGAAACCGCCGGGAGCTTCACGGCAGGCGTCTAGACTGTGGCACATGACTGGGGTGAAGTCGTAACAAGGTAACTGTACCGGAAGGTGCGGTTGGATCACCTCCTTTCTACGTTCCGTCATACATCAGGCAAGCAATGCAATATGTGCTCCGAATCTGTAAAGATTCGGAGCATGTTCTCATTCCTCAGGATTCGTGCTCTCGTTGCGCCGAATGCTTCCAATTCGTGGTTATTGGCGCGTGGGCTTGCCAAACGCCCAAAATCTGTTATAGTGCACGGCGCGTGAAGGGAATCGAGGCGTAGCGCAGGCCGGTAGCGCACTTGGTTTGGGACCAAGGGGTCGCAGGTTCGAATCCTGTCGCCTCGACCAAAACTTCCAGCTTAGGCTGGTTCCCCTTCACACATGCGGGATTGGTGTAGTGGTAGCACAGCAGCCTTCCAAGCTTCTGGCCTCGGTTCGAATCCGTGATCCCGCTCCACAAGTACACTCGGCCCCCAAGCACCATTGGGGGCTGTTTTTTCAACTCCTCCTTCCCCGCGCCCTTAGCTCAGCTGGATAGAGCAACCGCCTTCTAAGCGGTCGGTCAGTGGTTCGAGTCCACTAGGGCGCACCAAATAGAAACCTCGTCTAGTACGGGGTTTTTCTATTTTCTCTTGACTGCCTAAAACGTGCCCAACTGCCTGCCGTGCCCAACGCGTGCCCAACGGGTTTTTCATGGCATCCTTTCTGAGTCTTTGGTGAGCGGTAGAAAGTTGAGTGTCAGGGCTGCCCGTTCCTTGTCGAAGACTGTTCTGTACTGATCCAGCGTGAATGAGGCGGGCGTGTCCCACATGTGCACTCAACACTTCGACGGCTTGCCCATGCTGAGCCTGTATCGAGATAAACGAGTGCCGGAGAACGTGGGTCGCCCTGTACGGCACACCCGCCTCTAAGCACAGCCGCCGCATGAGCTTGTACACATTGTCTGGCAGGATAGGCAAGCCCCGCGCTGTGGTGAAGACGGCCTCACTGCCTACGTAGTGCCCCCCTTGCGCTTCCTTGTCCAGCGCCACCCGTTCTGGCATCTCTCGCAGGATGGTCAGGGCGTCCCCGTCTATGGTCATGCTGCGCCGTGAGCGGGCCGTCTTGGGGGTCGTGCGGTGCGCCTTGCCTCCCAGACTCACTAGTGCCTCTCTAACATGCACACGTCGCTCCTGTAGCTCCACATTCTCCCAGCGTAGGCCCAACACTTCACCGATCCGCATTCCAGTCGAGAGCATGAAACAGAACGCTACGCCGCGCCGATCCTCACGGGCCACTGCGTAAAACTTTGCGGCCTCTTCCTCTGTCCATGCCTTCGCCTCTTCATCCTGTGCCGCTGCCCGCGTGTACCGGGGGCGGGCCACATCTGCCGGGTTGCGGCTCAGGTCGCCATGCCGCACCGCTTCTGCAAACACCTGATGCAGGAGGTTGTGAATCTGCCGCCGCATGGAATCGCCCAGCGGTTTGCCCATCGTGTCTTCGCGCCGCTTGTCTTGATGCTTAAGGCCCGCATAGAACGTCTCCAGATCACGCGGCGTAATGCTGGACAGCCGCCGCTTGCCCAAACCGGGGACGATATGTGTTTCGATCAAGCTGGCCCGCGCCCGCGCATACTTTGCCGCTTGTGAAGGCTTCTGGAGTTCATGCCACGCCCTGACGTATTCCTCAAGGGTCGTGCTGTGGGTCACGTTGAACTGCCCGCGCCCCGCGTCTGTCCGGGCACGGCTCAGCGCCTCTTCCGCTTCCGTTTTGGTGTCCACTGTGCCCACTGTCCGGAGAATTTCCCCCCTCTGAAGTTCGATGGTGGCCCGCCATTGCCAGCGCCCGGAAGGAAGTCGCCGCACACTGCCGCGCCCGTTGCCCCGCTTGGGTGTCTCTACTTTCTTTGCCATACCAGAACCCCGTTCCCGCTGCCTGCCTCACGCCGGGAAAGCGTGGGACGCGTGAAGTTAGGTTCTTTTGGGCCTAACGATAATTTCTA from Deinococcus sp. QL22 encodes:
- a CDS encoding DedA family protein, whose amino-acid sequence is MAEWVQNVMDTLGYAGILLLMIVENLFPPIPSEVILPSAGFAASRGSLNVALVVVVATIGSVLGTLPLYYIGRAFGEEKLVAWADKHGKWLTLRGKDIRKADDWFDKHGTKAVLFGRMIPGIRSLLSLPAGMSEMPLPKFLIYSAIGSALWASLLVGAGYVLGENYDRVEQYISPVSRIILVLLVLGAAVWFMRRKQAQRAETT
- a CDS encoding HAD-IA family hydrolase; its protein translation is MTAPEPLLDAQAHGVRALIFDFDGTILDTESREFWHWQELYRTHGRELALTDWQRGIGTWDAFDPWAGLPDAVRADREQVHAALHGRILADIQEQDVRPGVRAVLEAVRPAGLHLALATSSDRAWVTRWLEHHGMIHLFEVLATRDDVARVKPDPELYLLAAQRLGLRPEECIAVEDSLNGATAAVAAGTRVLVVPNDVTRTQPFPATWPRIGGYEGGLAEVIRVAVGG
- a CDS encoding SDR family oxidoreductase, producing MANLGSSTVMLTGAGGALATAIAQELEDAGAQIVLVGRGEALAKAADRFPATEVIDVDLTDPASIDLLRKVKVDTLVHTAGAFSMQDAQKATTTDLNAMFGANMLTLFHAVQGVLPSMLKQKDGLIMGVSAGQAARLSGPRAALYTASKAAVSAYILSLHDELKAKGVRGCVLYPMGAIDTPTNRDAGMSWDSLIDPRGLAKSVAHALTRPDRAHVTELKVYPDV
- a CDS encoding Xaa-Pro peptidase family protein; its protein translation is MTANAAANPIDANPIEQMRAALQATDLDGWLIYDFQGLNPHAAKVLGLPKEAFLTRRFFVWVPREGQAVLLHNHIEGGTWANLSAGWGVERRAFGSHDQLDSALRDMVAGKRVAMEYSSLGAVPYVSRVDAGTVERVRAAGAEIVSSADLLQAFLTWSTEDLAAHERAVAVLMQAKDDAYRLIHERLKAGQPVTELDAQAVIGRAIEAAGMVSGHAVNVSFGVNAADSHYEPSPEQHATLDWGQCVLIDLWAQEPGRPFADVTWVGYAGQPSDTYLDAWRAVAGARDAGIAQLLAGGDLSGWQIDRTVRDTMGAPWSEFFFHRTGHDLGVQIHGSGANLDDYETRDTRRLTPGLCVTVEPGTYPAAQGFGIRTEVDVYLDPAGARVTTDIQRQPFVLGAGDWEAVRAAAYGE
- a CDS encoding DUF1266 domain-containing protein, with the protein product MDVFRLLVPVAVVLVVMLLIWAGRAMLEGAREGIAEAKEEKVAAKAVQTAEKQAKAKARLARFEAAAAALSPADRFALNLRAPFTEIWLEIFPHEEGARELEYFYRLTPPPGQEDELRKVLEEGWDITDHTSALHSLAWLIDSGHRLPYAQVRQAVAEGEDTKGRAREAGVVKKWEDQVGEAGGAAFDLARAVDVAAMAHALGYLSEAECGRILRQCRIIAQDLFDSWDTYGQSFLAGAEFWKSGGLMDGTRNKRYAGSIRWLREDPQSPWLRDPWPVSLERQERLKAMN
- a CDS encoding DUF4153 domain-containing protein; translated protein: MSTELHPLTPAPTWDATSRPRPERAAWPLGVAAVAGIAAYVLTISTDGQSGLNVAIWVAIWVGLLLWSTRRRSQTPTREGLTLLGVALAFALTFALWDAPGEFQFLNALALVLALVLGAAVWRHAGLATTATGRMTGMIFTGGSRLFYGPFALLERFPWGKLRGAKAGRATPWLTGLLLTVPVLLVFGGLLAGADSGFADLISGLWRWNPENLIQSSFTVLLWVAFAGGLAYPALMALSPTLLGTATDTPEERGGRLGLIETGMPLLALGALFLVFLFTQLPYFLSGITLPDGFTFAEYVRRGFSELLWVAFLTLGLLLAAYGLTRPNVRAQATYRLLNLAVLLPLALVLVSAANRWRLYTLAYGLSEIRVLGAALLVWLVLALAWLGVCLWRGTLRRFAYPALLAGFGTLLLATLINPGALIARVNVGRELAAVTNVTRSTPQQADLWSLIQLGADAVPTVVANLDTLTRDCPPGECGYMDHREYVILKLKEEFGAARDPRVWNLSQERARRAVLGLRE
- a CDS encoding menaquinone biosynthesis decarboxylase, giving the protein MAFPDLRTFMRLLEDRGELVRVPFPVDRELEITEIADRLVKAGGPAVLFENVKGSPFPLVIGLMGTRERTALSLGVSDLADLAAKVRALIDLKGSGGIGGMLGNVTKLRDAANLPPKHVKTGPVQEVVWRGDEVDLSKLPVLKCWPQDGGPFVTLPLVITKDPETGERNMGMYRMQVMSRNTTGMHWQRHKTGTRHLEKARKLGQRLEVAVALGGDPALIYAATAPLPPIPGLDEFALAGYLRGQRYPVTKGITVDLDVPANAEFILEGYIDPQEDWVMEGPFGDHTGFYTLPDLYPLFHVTAISMRRDPVYPATIVGRPPMEDAYLIEASERLFLPAAQLILPEIVDYHMPPAGVAHNLVVVGIDKKYPGHAYKVANGLFGLGQMMFAKVMVIVDKNVPVNNFEAVWREVAARAVPGRDTLTTRGPSDVLDHSSRGWGYGGKLILDATTKLPEEVGSALSSRDHQGTDGTEAVTFIPRASADLPAFEGVKAQRQTDDGYWLVAFHKTRPGQARELAEAFAAHAASAGVRHLLICDELTDVHDIQDVWWTILNNIDAERDVWTLPTDSGAVLAWDGARKIPEEGFVREWPPKIEMEQSVKNRVDARWHVYGLPDSLR